The DNA segment TCATTTGGCATACTTCTTAAATAATTCATCATCAATTCTTTACGATGTTTATCAAAATGAACAAATGCATCGTCTACAATGATTGGGAATGGATAGTAAGGTTTTAACGTTTTGATTAAGCTTAAGCGTAAAGCAATATATAATATTTCTTTAGTAGATTGACTCAGTTCGACTGGTTCATACATTTGGCCATTAAGATGTTTCACCATTAAAACTTCGTTTGCATAAGTAACTTGTACATATTGGTTATTTGTTAAATGTGAAAAGATATGTGTTGCTTCATCTATAACATATGGCAAACGTTGGTCTTTAATTTGTCTAATATGACCATCTACTAAATTTTGCAGATAACTTAAACTTGCCCATTCTTTCGCTTCATCATTGACTTTATTCTTAAGTGTATGGAATCTATGTCTTAAATGCGCTAACGTCTTATCAGTTTCCATATCAGTAATTTGAGCTTTTAAGTCACTTACTTCAGATTGTAGCGTTAAATATTGATCATTATATTCATCCACTTGCTTAGAAAGTACTGCATTTTCATTTTCTAATTGTGCCGTAGTTTTTTCACTTAGTTTTGAGCTTAATTCATAATCATAGCTTTGATTTTCTAGATAGTTAGATAAATCACTGAATCTATTTAACTGTTTGTGATATGTTTGATATTTATCATAATGACGATAATAACTTTCTTCATCAGAAACTTGAACAAATTCAAATAGCTTTGATATTACATTATTATTTTCAGTTAAACGGTCGTTTAGTTGACTTATTTCATTTTCTAATAAAGCGATTTGTTCATTGTTACGTTGACGTTTATCTAAGTTATCAATTTCTGTCTTCAACCATTGTTGAACATCATGGAATAACGATGATTCATTGAAGTAAGTAAATTGATTTTTCGTTACTTCATAAGCATGTTCGTAGAATGATTTTAATGCTCTTTCTAACTCGTTCGCATGTTGCGATAATTCCTCAACATGTTTATCATGCCCTTTAATTTTGTGCATTGTAGCGATACCATCAACAAGTAATTCATCTGACATTTTATCAGATAAATGTAGTTCTGACTTAACATCTTGAATATGTTGATCTGCTTTTTGATGTTGTTGTTGTGCGTATTTTAAATTTTTAGCTAAGTAATCGGTTTTACGTTCTAATGTTTCTTTATTTTTAATAGCATTTTGTAGCTGTTCTCGTATTCTATATTGGTCATCTAAGTCAAAGTCTAAATCGTAATTTTTTTCTAGATGATCAACTTGATGCTGTAAATCTTCTATTTCATTTGAAAATGTTTCGCTATGGCCCACTTCTTTGGATTTAACGAAAAATGTTCCTACGATAAACACGATCGCTAAAATTGAGAATATAACACCAAATAAAATAGTTGTAGACATGAATGAAAATACAGCTAAGCCAATACTTACAATCGCTAAGATAATCATTGATATGCGTAACATATTTTGCTTTTTCTCATTTTCACGTTGTTCAATATCAAATGATTCTTTCATTTTTTGGAATAAATTATTTTTTTCTCTTAATTCAAATACGCGTTTATTGTATTGCTTTTTCTTTTCGAATGTCTCTTCTGGAACGATATCCGCTTCTAAAGCATTGAGTTCGTCTTCATTACTGTCTTTTTCTATCTTATTATCTTCTATGCTTCGCTCAATTTGTTGAATTGCTGCAGCTTGTTCTTGTTTCGTCTTGATTTGATCACTTACGTGACTCTTCATCGCTTCAGAACTATCAACATCATGATGTACAGTATCCCAACCAATATTAAATTGTAACCCTGATTTT comes from the Staphylococcus hsinchuensis genome and includes:
- a CDS encoding ATP-binding protein, producing MKIKSIEIYGYGRFIQRKIDFNDQFTEIYGENETGKSTIQAFIHSILFGFPTKKENEPRLEPRLGNQYGGKLTLIQDDGSLVEVERIKGSAAGDVKVYLPNGVIKDETWLKKELNYISKRTYQGIFSFDVLGLQDIHKRLDETQLQNYLLQAGALGSTEFTSMRELLNEKKETLYKKNGRHPVINQQIEQLKDLESQIRNEEAKLTTYKRLTDDKDKAERRLNHLKQNLSQLSKMHESKQKELALHEQTQEWKTLEGNLNIAPIHFPEQGIDRYETAKSQTHNLKKDLGLRQEKLAMLKSENERINEPHQMDIDAFKHLQQQENEVKQKEFELKNIKKEINDKEREKSGLQFNIGWDTVHHDVDSSEAMKSHVSDQIKTKQEQAAAIQQIERSIEDNKIEKDSNEDELNALEADIVPEETFEKKKQYNKRVFELREKNNLFQKMKESFDIEQRENEKKQNMLRISMIILAIVSIGLAVFSFMSTTILFGVIFSILAIVFIVGTFFVKSKEVGHSETFSNEIEDLQHQVDHLEKNYDLDFDLDDQYRIREQLQNAIKNKETLERKTDYLAKNLKYAQQQHQKADQHIQDVKSELHLSDKMSDELLVDGIATMHKIKGHDKHVEELSQHANELERALKSFYEHAYEVTKNQFTYFNESSLFHDVQQWLKTEIDNLDKRQRNNEQIALLENEISQLNDRLTENNNVISKLFEFVQVSDEESYYRHYDKYQTYHKQLNRFSDLSNYLENQSYDYELSSKLSEKTTAQLENENAVLSKQVDEYNDQYLTLQSEVSDLKAQITDMETDKTLAHLRHRFHTLKNKVNDEAKEWASLSYLQNLVDGHIRQIKDQRLPYVIDEATHIFSHLTNNQYVQVTYANEVLMVKHLNGQMYEPVELSQSTKEILYIALRLSLIKTLKPYYPFPIIVDDAFVHFDKHRKELMMNYLRSMPNDYQILYFTCAKDTSVPSKQIITLNKYKEGGK